In Halobaculum halobium, a genomic segment contains:
- the fdhF gene encoding formate dehydrogenase subunit alpha: MADSDRDVDPAPSVCPFCGVGCGIRYDQSSGDARGWKGPVNTRAEVCPKGAAAWDVVDHPDRLTTPLVREGGELVETTWEEAFDRVEREFTEIVSADGPDALSLFASSNCTNEENYVFQKIARLLGTNNVDNCARLCHSSTVAAMHERLGAGAMTNSLDDLGEADAFLVVGANPVENHPVIFRSYLLPALREGTTLIVVDPRETPTARAADRHLAVRPGYDIPLLNAMAATIVSEGRDDGEFCDERVAGVDAFEAFAGGVDVEESAALAGVGSQDLRDAARAYAEADRAAIVTGMGLSQHRCGTANVHALLNLALLTGNVGRRGSGVNPLRGQNNVQGASDVGALPDMLPGSRPVTDGPARAELAGEWGIDAAELPEAPGLTEVEATHAFGESVRGAFVLGENPAVTEPNANRVADALDELDCLVVQDLFVTETAEHADVVLPGSAWAERGGTVTNTDRQVLRMRPNVAPPGDARRDLDVLCEIGSRLTGSPDAFAYDDPAAVFEELTRVTPPYAGMSYDGIGTGSQRWPFPEGAEGGTAVLHESTYANGERRAQLRVVEHVDPVDAVGDDDLVLTTGRVVEHFNSGALTRRSDRLTRMAGPQRLQIHPDDAEARGIAEGDRVIVESERGSVRVGVEVTPAVGRGRVFATFHTAEPLVNTLTGDALDPVAKIPEYKHSAVRVRVDSDFESQ; the protein is encoded by the coding sequence ATGGCCGACAGCGACCGGGACGTCGACCCCGCACCGAGTGTTTGTCCGTTCTGCGGCGTCGGCTGCGGGATCCGATACGACCAGTCGAGCGGCGACGCGCGGGGGTGGAAGGGACCGGTCAACACGCGGGCGGAAGTGTGTCCGAAGGGGGCCGCCGCGTGGGACGTGGTCGACCACCCCGATCGCCTGACGACGCCGTTGGTGCGAGAGGGAGGGGAGCTCGTCGAGACCACGTGGGAGGAGGCGTTTGACCGCGTCGAACGGGAGTTCACGGAGATCGTCTCGGCGGATGGGCCGGACGCGCTGTCGTTGTTTGCCTCGTCGAACTGCACGAACGAGGAGAACTACGTGTTCCAGAAGATCGCTCGACTGCTCGGGACCAACAACGTCGACAACTGCGCGCGGCTGTGCCACTCCTCGACGGTCGCGGCGATGCACGAGCGGCTCGGTGCGGGGGCGATGACGAACTCGCTGGACGACCTGGGCGAGGCAGACGCGTTCCTCGTCGTCGGAGCGAACCCGGTAGAGAACCACCCCGTCATCTTCCGCTCGTATCTCCTCCCCGCGCTCCGCGAGGGAACGACACTGATCGTCGTTGACCCGCGCGAAACGCCGACCGCTCGGGCGGCTGACCGCCACCTGGCAGTTCGGCCAGGGTACGATATCCCGCTGTTAAACGCGATGGCGGCGACGATCGTCTCTGAGGGCCGAGACGACGGCGAGTTCTGCGACGAGCGCGTCGCCGGCGTCGACGCGTTCGAGGCGTTCGCCGGCGGCGTCGACGTCGAGGAGTCCGCCGCACTGGCCGGCGTCGGCTCTCAGGACCTCCGGGACGCAGCCCGCGCGTACGCCGAGGCGGATCGCGCAGCGATCGTCACGGGGATGGGTCTGAGCCAGCATCGATGCGGCACGGCGAACGTCCACGCGCTACTCAACCTCGCGCTACTCACCGGCAACGTCGGCCGCCGCGGCTCCGGTGTCAACCCGCTTCGAGGCCAGAACAACGTCCAAGGCGCCAGCGACGTGGGCGCGCTCCCTGACATGCTCCCGGGGTCTCGACCGGTTACCGACGGCCCGGCCCGTGCGGAACTCGCGGGCGAGTGGGGGATCGACGCGGCCGAACTCCCCGAAGCCCCCGGGCTCACCGAGGTCGAGGCGACCCACGCGTTCGGCGAGTCCGTCCGTGGCGCGTTCGTCCTCGGGGAGAACCCCGCTGTCACCGAGCCGAACGCCAACCGCGTCGCCGACGCGCTCGACGAACTTGACTGCCTCGTCGTTCAAGACCTCTTCGTGACCGAGACCGCCGAACACGCCGACGTGGTGCTCCCCGGGAGCGCGTGGGCCGAGCGCGGCGGGACCGTCACGAACACCGACCGACAGGTGCTCCGGATGCGACCGAACGTCGCCCCGCCTGGCGACGCCCGCAGGGATCTCGACGTGCTGTGTGAGATCGGGAGCAGACTCACCGGCTCCCCCGACGCGTTCGCCTACGACGACCCGGCGGCGGTATTCGAGGAACTGACGCGTGTCACCCCGCCGTACGCGGGAATGTCGTACGACGGGATCGGAACCGGGAGCCAGCGATGGCCGTTTCCCGAGGGCGCCGAGGGCGGGACAGCCGTCCTCCACGAGTCGACGTACGCGAACGGTGAGCGTCGCGCGCAGCTTCGGGTCGTCGAGCACGTGGACCCGGTCGACGCAGTCGGCGACGACGACCTCGTGTTGACGACCGGCCGCGTCGTCGAACACTTCAACAGCGGTGCGCTCACGCGTCGCTCCGATCGGTTAACCCGAATGGCCGGTCCGCAACGGCTGCAGATCCACCCCGACGACGCCGAAGCCCGCGGGATCGCCGAGGGCGATCGCGTGATCGTCGAAAGCGAACGAGGTTCGGTCCGCGTAGGTGTCGAAGTGACTCCAGCGGTCGGTCGCGGTCGCGTCTTCGCGACGTTCCACACTGCCGAGCCGCTGGTGAATACTCTCACCGGCGACGCGCTCGACCCCGTCGCAAAGATCCCGGAGTACAAGCACTCGGCGGTCCGGGTCCGAGTCGATTCGGATTTCGAGAGTCAGTGA
- a CDS encoding pyridoxamine 5'-phosphate oxidase family protein, translated as MTDEEVDERLGDCETGVLSLARDGEAYAVPVAFHYDGESLRFRLGDDGDSTKLAFADATATANFLAYGYETADDSWSVIARGPLRRVPEDAWETTAAADLDEWYVPLRVFDEAIEETELVGYELEIEAITGRRTVR; from the coding sequence ATGACTGACGAGGAGGTAGACGAGCGTCTCGGGGACTGTGAAACCGGCGTGCTGTCGCTCGCACGGGACGGCGAGGCGTACGCCGTTCCGGTGGCGTTCCACTACGACGGGGAGTCGCTGCGATTTCGACTCGGCGACGACGGCGACAGCACGAAACTGGCGTTCGCGGACGCGACAGCGACGGCGAACTTCCTTGCGTACGGTTACGAGACGGCCGACGACTCCTGGAGCGTCATCGCGAGGGGGCCGCTGCGGCGAGTCCCCGAAGACGCCTGGGAGACGACGGCTGCTGCAGACCTCGACGAGTGGTACGTCCCGCTGAGAGTGTTCGACGAGGCGATCGAGGAGACAGAACTGGTCGGCTACGAACTGGAGATCGAAGCGATCACGGGGCGGCGAACGGTTCGGTAG
- a CDS encoding DUF7521 family protein, protein MSHLTIAIAATKTLTFVFGATITYLSWTAYRRTNAAELRSLALGFAIVTVGSMLGGGIDLVGDLLPLSGPEPVILYGVLVQSALTMLGFGFITYSLYRD, encoded by the coding sequence ATGAGCCACCTCACCATCGCAATTGCGGCGACCAAGACCCTGACGTTCGTCTTCGGCGCGACGATCACGTATCTCTCGTGGACCGCCTACCGCCGGACGAACGCGGCCGAACTCCGCTCGCTCGCGCTGGGGTTTGCGATCGTCACTGTCGGGAGCATGCTGGGGGGCGGAATCGACCTCGTGGGGGACCTGCTCCCCCTCAGCGGGCCCGAGCCGGTCATCCTCTACGGGGTGTTGGTTCAGAGCGCCCTCACGATGCTGGGGTTCGGCTTCATCACGTACTCGCTGTATCGAGACTGA
- a CDS encoding winged helix-turn-helix domain-containing protein, translated as MVRDSRPGADPGPSLQPVLDALDDEDCRTIIEHLEEPLTAGEVSEECEIPMSTTYRKLDLLSEAQLLAESVEVRQDGHHATRYRTDFNEVIVALAEDRSLDVEIERPAEDAADRLASMWGEVRKGAEQ; from the coding sequence ATGGTGCGCGACTCCCGGCCGGGGGCCGATCCCGGGCCGAGCCTCCAGCCAGTTCTCGACGCACTCGACGACGAGGACTGTCGGACCATCATCGAGCACCTGGAGGAGCCCTTGACCGCAGGGGAGGTGTCCGAGGAGTGTGAGATCCCAATGTCGACGACATACCGAAAGCTGGACCTGCTCTCTGAGGCACAGTTGCTAGCCGAGAGCGTGGAGGTCAGACAGGACGGCCACCACGCGACTCGCTACCGAACGGACTTCAACGAGGTGATCGTCGCGCTCGCCGAGGACCGGTCGCTCGACGTCGAGATCGAACGGCCCGCCGAGGACGCCGCCGATCGCCTCGCGAGCATGTGGGGCGAGGTTCGCAAGGGGGCCGAGCAATGA
- a CDS encoding multicopper oxidase domain-containing protein produces MTNIGAPGSEMSRREFLAATGATGATAALAGCNAPTAASGRTAVGTDAAAPQTDSSLPTTSPPEIVNVDEQGGSVTMKTLPARHEVHPGEAMGGPIEFPQVWAFQADDRDPSVPGPILRTTEGEDMTVVLDNTDGKRPHTLHFHGTQKTWENDGVPTTTGITVDPGEKHEYEIPANVPGTHVYHCHYQTHRHIDMGMYGIFRVDPEGYEPADREYFMTVKDWDSDLNRMMAGEDVSYSPRTRSPDVFTVNGKSAPRTLHPEDGSPMIVSQGDTVRVHYVNGGYMNHPLHIHNHRFQLVEKDGGTIPEAARHEMDITDIAPAERHTIEFTADADPGIYLMHCHKVNHVMNGTSYPGGMLTGIVYEEVMDTDIFASLMEYAGYEG; encoded by the coding sequence ATGACGAATATCGGCGCTCCCGGATCCGAGATGAGTCGACGCGAGTTCCTGGCGGCCACCGGTGCGACCGGCGCGACGGCAGCGCTCGCAGGGTGTAACGCGCCGACAGCGGCGAGCGGCCGGACTGCGGTCGGGACCGATGCGGCGGCTCCCCAGACCGACTCGTCGCTGCCGACCACTTCGCCTCCGGAGATCGTCAACGTGGACGAGCAGGGCGGATCGGTGACGATGAAGACGCTCCCGGCGCGCCACGAGGTCCACCCGGGCGAGGCGATGGGCGGCCCCATCGAGTTCCCGCAGGTGTGGGCGTTCCAAGCCGACGACCGAGACCCCTCGGTTCCGGGGCCGATCCTCCGAACGACGGAAGGCGAGGACATGACCGTGGTCCTCGACAACACCGACGGGAAACGTCCGCACACGCTCCACTTCCACGGCACCCAGAAGACGTGGGAGAACGACGGCGTCCCCACGACGACCGGGATCACCGTCGATCCCGGGGAGAAACACGAGTACGAGATCCCCGCGAACGTACCTGGGACGCACGTCTACCACTGCCACTACCAGACTCACCGGCACATCGACATGGGGATGTACGGTATCTTCCGGGTCGACCCGGAGGGGTACGAGCCCGCCGACCGGGAGTACTTCATGACGGTGAAAGACTGGGATTCGGACCTCAACCGGATGATGGCCGGCGAGGACGTGAGCTACTCGCCGCGGACGCGCTCGCCCGACGTGTTCACCGTCAACGGGAAGTCGGCGCCTCGGACGCTCCACCCAGAGGACGGCTCGCCGATGATCGTCTCGCAGGGCGATACTGTCCGCGTCCACTACGTCAACGGCGGGTACATGAACCACCCGCTGCACATCCACAACCACCGGTTCCAACTCGTCGAGAAGGACGGCGGCACCATCCCCGAGGCCGCCCGCCACGAGATGGACATCACCGACATCGCGCCCGCCGAGCGCCACACCATCGAGTTCACCGCCGACGCAGACCCGGGGATCTACCTCATGCACTGCCACAAGGTGAACCACGTCATGAACGGCACCAGCTACCCCGGCGGGATGCTCACGGGGATCGTCTACGAGGAGGTGATGGACACCGACATCTTCGCGTCGCTGATGGAGTACGCCGGCTACGAGGGCTAA
- a CDS encoding hemolysin family protein, with product MVDFVFAAGRLLIALVLVVLNGFFVAAEFALVRVRSTSVDQLVEEGRPGSDTLQEAMGSLDDYLAVTQLGITLASLGLGWAGEPAVASLVEPVLGPLLPPDILHIVTFGLAFGFITFLHVVFGELAPKTIAIARAERIALLVAPPLKLFYYVFYPGLVLFNGTANAFTSLIGIPPASETDETLEEREILMVLSRAGDEGNVDAREVEMIERVFDLDDTVVREVMVPRPDVVAVPADATLSAIRSTALSAEHTRYPVVDADDADQIVGFVDLKDVLRAGESAEAADTTAADIARDVLVVPETMPIDDLLMQFRDEHQQMAAVVDEWGSLEGIATVEDVVEAVVGDIRDEFDADDREASIRRRADGGYEVDGGVPLWTLNDALGTSFQSDDFETIAGLVLGRLDRVPEVGDSLAVDGHVIEVTAMDDSRIDALSIRPSSTAAEDDA from the coding sequence ATGGTAGATTTCGTCTTCGCCGCCGGTCGCCTCCTGATCGCGCTGGTGCTCGTGGTGTTGAACGGCTTCTTCGTCGCCGCGGAGTTCGCCCTCGTCCGCGTCCGATCCACCTCCGTCGACCAGCTCGTCGAGGAGGGACGCCCCGGCTCGGACACGCTTCAGGAGGCGATGGGGTCGCTCGACGACTACCTCGCGGTGACGCAGCTCGGGATCACCCTCGCCTCGCTCGGGCTCGGATGGGCCGGCGAGCCCGCGGTGGCGTCGCTCGTCGAGCCGGTGCTCGGGCCGTTGCTTCCGCCCGATATCCTCCACATCGTGACGTTCGGGCTCGCGTTCGGCTTCATCACCTTCCTGCACGTGGTCTTCGGCGAGCTCGCGCCGAAGACGATCGCGATCGCCCGCGCAGAGCGGATCGCCCTGCTGGTTGCGCCGCCGCTGAAGCTGTTCTACTACGTGTTCTACCCGGGGCTCGTCTTGTTCAACGGGACGGCCAACGCCTTCACCAGCCTGATCGGCATCCCGCCGGCATCCGAGACCGACGAGACGCTGGAGGAACGCGAGATCCTGATGGTGCTGTCCCGGGCGGGCGACGAGGGCAACGTCGACGCTCGCGAGGTCGAGATGATAGAACGGGTGTTCGACCTCGACGACACCGTCGTCAGGGAGGTGATGGTGCCGCGTCCCGACGTGGTCGCCGTCCCCGCCGACGCGACGCTGTCGGCGATCAGATCGACGGCGCTGTCGGCCGAACACACCCGCTATCCCGTCGTCGACGCCGACGACGCCGACCAGATCGTGGGGTTCGTCGACCTCAAGGACGTGCTACGCGCCGGAGAGTCGGCGGAGGCGGCCGACACGACCGCCGCCGACATCGCACGCGACGTGCTCGTCGTCCCGGAGACGATGCCGATCGACGACCTCCTGATGCAGTTCCGTGACGAGCATCAGCAGATGGCGGCGGTCGTCGACGAGTGGGGGAGTCTCGAGGGGATCGCGACCGTCGAGGACGTCGTCGAGGCGGTCGTCGGCGACATCCGCGACGAGTTCGACGCCGACGATCGCGAGGCGTCGATCCGGCGCCGCGCCGACGGCGGCTACGAGGTCGACGGCGGCGTCCCCTTGTGGACGCTCAACGACGCACTCGGTACGTCGTTTCAGAGCGACGATTTCGAGACGATCGCGGGACTGGTGCTCGGTCGACTCGACAGGGTACCCGAAGTGGGGGACTCGCTTGCCGTGGACGGCCACGTGATCGAGGTCACTGCGATGGACGACAGCCGGATCGACGCGCTCTCGATCCGTCCGTCCTCCACCGCTGCCGAGGACGATGCGTAA
- a CDS encoding formate/nitrite transporter family protein, with amino-acid sequence MAAPHDDPPPDDDSNRDHAENGVPQSGSVIPDRFSSDEVFQRIVADADHEITSGTRELFFAALAGGFAITITLLVYASMYPQTDSSVVAAMLYPIGFIYIIIGGYQLYTENTLPPVALTLERLASVPSLLRHWTIVALGNFTGGAIGAIVLAYGGVFSPEAAAVAADLAATGVYETTRWELFFKGAFAGLIVAGVVWMNFAAQDTISRLVVVYLAFLTIPLGNLYHSVVSFTEAVYLMLVGDLGFLLAMTDFVIPVLVGNTVGGVLLVTIVNYYQTTEQRLETARFENVRRLSIRESLLGSLAGRSYVPMFDTVEEFVRDPDSFRILVPITNPRTESRLVQMACALASTREKGVVHVVHVVQIPSGPSHGGRRTDHDRISAESNKLLEGVRDMNDRYEAEVETSTLVTHRSFEDVFDRANRTRPDLVMMGWADDGVWASARAERPIDELTNRLPCDFLVVKDRGLDCSRVLLPTAGGPNSVLSADVARGLREALDAEVSLLHVADGPADRERGETFLAEWAAENGLEEADRIVDESGDVEDSIERAAADNTLVLIGATEQGLLSRLVSDSLHMNIADDVDASLLLAERPTDRTLLKRLIGAGRREK; translated from the coding sequence ATGGCTGCTCCGCACGACGATCCGCCGCCCGACGACGACTCCAATCGCGATCACGCGGAAAACGGCGTTCCACAGTCCGGGTCGGTCATTCCGGATCGCTTCTCCTCGGATGAGGTGTTCCAGCGGATCGTCGCCGACGCGGACCACGAGATCACCTCCGGAACACGTGAGTTGTTCTTCGCCGCGCTGGCCGGCGGGTTCGCGATCACGATCACGCTGTTGGTGTACGCCTCGATGTACCCACAGACGGACAGCAGTGTCGTCGCGGCGATGCTGTACCCGATCGGCTTCATTTACATCATCATCGGCGGGTACCAGTTGTACACCGAGAACACTCTCCCACCGGTCGCGTTGACGCTGGAGCGACTGGCGTCGGTGCCGTCGCTGTTGCGCCACTGGACGATCGTCGCGCTCGGGAACTTCACCGGCGGCGCGATCGGCGCGATCGTGTTGGCGTACGGCGGCGTATTCTCGCCGGAGGCAGCGGCCGTCGCCGCGGACCTGGCGGCGACGGGCGTCTACGAGACCACGCGGTGGGAGTTGTTCTTCAAGGGGGCGTTCGCCGGACTGATCGTCGCGGGCGTCGTCTGGATGAACTTCGCCGCACAGGACACGATCTCCCGGCTCGTCGTCGTCTATCTCGCGTTTCTGACTATCCCGCTCGGGAACCTCTATCACAGCGTCGTCTCGTTCACCGAGGCGGTGTACCTCATGCTCGTCGGCGACTTGGGGTTCCTGTTGGCGATGACCGACTTCGTGATCCCGGTGTTGGTTGGCAACACCGTCGGCGGGGTGTTACTGGTCACGATCGTCAACTACTACCAGACCACCGAACAGCGCCTGGAGACGGCCCGATTCGAGAACGTCCGCCGGTTGTCGATCCGCGAGTCTCTGCTGGGGAGTCTCGCCGGTCGATCATACGTTCCCATGTTCGACACGGTCGAGGAGTTCGTCCGCGATCCGGACTCCTTTCGGATCCTCGTCCCGATCACGAATCCCCGGACCGAGTCCCGGCTCGTCCAAATGGCGTGCGCGCTCGCGTCGACCCGCGAGAAGGGCGTCGTCCACGTGGTTCACGTGGTGCAGATCCCCTCCGGACCCAGCCACGGCGGCCGCCGGACTGACCACGACCGGATCTCCGCTGAGTCGAACAAACTCCTCGAAGGCGTGCGCGACATGAACGACCGCTACGAGGCCGAGGTGGAGACGTCGACGCTCGTCACGCACCGCTCGTTCGAGGACGTGTTCGATCGCGCGAACCGCACCCGCCCCGACCTGGTGATGATGGGCTGGGCCGACGACGGCGTGTGGGCTTCGGCCCGCGCTGAGCGCCCCATCGATGAACTGACCAACCGGCTGCCGTGCGATTTCCTCGTGGTCAAGGACCGCGGGCTCGACTGCTCTCGCGTCCTCCTCCCGACGGCGGGCGGTCCCAATTCCGTGTTGAGCGCCGACGTGGCTCGCGGACTCCGCGAGGCGCTCGACGCAGAGGTCTCACTGCTCCACGTCGCCGACGGGCCCGCGGACCGCGAGCGCGGCGAGACGTTCCTCGCGGAGTGGGCCGCCGAAAACGGCCTCGAGGAGGCAGACCGCATCGTCGACGAGTCCGGCGACGTGGAGGACTCGATCGAGCGGGCGGCCGCGGACAACACCCTCGTCCTCATCGGCGCCACCGAGCAGGGGCTGCTCTCGCGGCTGGTCAGCGACTCGCTCCATATGAACATCGCCGACGACGTTGACGCTTCGCTGCTGTTGGCCGAGCGACCCACCGACCGAACGCTGTTGAAGCGCCTCATCGGAGCCGGCCGTCGGGAAAAGTAG
- a CDS encoding TIGR04053 family radical SAM/SPASM domain-containing protein: protein MFDTSQRPIVLVWEVSRACELACDHCRAEATPGRHPDELTTAEGKDLLESARGFGDGQVVVLSGGDPLKRDDLPELIAHGDDIGLRMALTPSGTASLTRERIERLADAGLRRVALSIDAGCPAVHDGYRGEPGVFEETLRAARWIRESDLGLQINTTVCERTVDELPAVRELVGDLDAVRWSVFFLVRIGRGARLDPVSPERADEVMNWLHRVDDEAAFAIKTTEAPQHTRVGLERDGVDPADLTPGVGALAARPNVRAGDGFAFVNHVGDVTPSGFLPKPAGNVREDDLVEVYREGDLFKRLRDRDSLKGKCGACEFRAVCGGSRSRAYASTGDALASDPLCPYVPNGYDGAVPDRVGDA, encoded by the coding sequence ATGTTCGACACGAGCCAGCGGCCGATCGTCCTCGTCTGGGAGGTCTCCCGCGCGTGCGAACTCGCGTGTGACCACTGCCGGGCGGAAGCGACGCCCGGGCGACACCCGGACGAACTCACGACCGCCGAAGGAAAGGACCTGCTGGAGTCGGCCCGCGGCTTCGGCGACGGGCAGGTGGTCGTCCTCTCGGGGGGAGACCCGCTCAAGCGAGACGATCTCCCGGAGCTGATCGCCCACGGCGACGACATCGGTCTCAGGATGGCGCTCACGCCCAGCGGGACCGCGTCGCTGACGCGCGAGCGCATTGAGCGCCTCGCCGACGCCGGTCTCCGGCGAGTCGCGCTCAGCATCGACGCAGGGTGCCCCGCGGTTCACGACGGCTACCGCGGCGAGCCGGGCGTCTTCGAGGAAACGCTGCGGGCGGCGCGGTGGATCCGCGAGTCCGACCTCGGTCTGCAGATCAACACGACCGTCTGTGAACGGACCGTCGACGAACTCCCCGCAGTCCGCGAGCTGGTCGGCGATCTCGACGCGGTGCGCTGGAGCGTGTTCTTCCTCGTGCGGATCGGCCGGGGAGCGAGGCTCGACCCCGTCTCGCCTGAGCGGGCGGACGAGGTCATGAACTGGCTCCACCGCGTCGACGACGAGGCCGCGTTCGCGATCAAAACGACCGAAGCGCCCCAGCACACCCGTGTCGGGCTCGAACGGGACGGCGTTGACCCCGCTGATTTGACTCCGGGGGTCGGGGCGCTCGCGGCGCGGCCGAACGTCCGCGCCGGCGACGGGTTCGCGTTCGTCAACCACGTTGGAGACGTGACGCCGTCGGGGTTTCTCCCGAAGCCAGCGGGGAACGTCCGCGAGGACGACCTCGTGGAGGTCTACCGCGAGGGCGACCTGTTCAAACGACTCCGCGACCGCGACTCACTCAAGGGGAAGTGCGGCGCCTGCGAGTTCCGCGCCGTCTGCGGCGGCTCGCGCTCTCGGGCGTATGCGTCAACCGGCGACGCGCTCGCGTCCGACCCGCTGTGCCCGTACGTCCCGAACGGCTACGACGGGGCGGTACCGGACCGCGTGGGCGACGCCTGA
- a CDS encoding halocyanin domain-containing protein, translating to MMSDHESTRRSVLRASALVAVGGAAGLAGCAGGSENGGGGDEETPTETATQTATQTATDTPSGGSDGGESFGGWLDDVDNYDGVVDETGADEVTVEVGTEANGGYYGFGPAAVRVSSGTTVTWEWTGQGSSHNVVAEDGSFESELVAEEGHTFSHTFESAGTVKYACVPHEALGMKGVVVVE from the coding sequence GTGATGTCCGACCACGAGTCGACCCGTCGGTCCGTACTGCGCGCGAGTGCCCTCGTTGCTGTCGGCGGCGCCGCCGGCCTCGCCGGCTGCGCTGGCGGAAGCGAGAACGGAGGTGGCGGCGATGAAGAGACACCGACCGAGACGGCGACGCAAACAGCGACGCAAACGGCGACAGACACCCCGTCCGGCGGGTCTGACGGCGGTGAGTCGTTCGGCGGCTGGCTCGACGACGTCGACAACTACGACGGCGTCGTCGACGAGACGGGTGCCGACGAGGTGACCGTCGAAGTCGGGACGGAAGCCAACGGCGGCTACTACGGCTTCGGCCCCGCCGCAGTCAGGGTGTCCAGCGGAACGACCGTCACCTGGGAATGGACGGGCCAGGGGTCCAGCCACAACGTCGTCGCCGAGGACGGGTCCTTCGAGTCAGAACTGGTCGCCGAGGAGGGCCACACGTTCAGCCACACCTTCGAGTCGGCGGGGACGGTCAAGTACGCCTGCGTCCCGCACGAGGCGCTCGGTATGAAAGGCGTCGTCGTCGTCGAGTGA